The genomic window agtggagctacttatGCAGAACCTGAAAACAGGtgcagaaataaagaaagaaacacaaagaaagtGTTTtctccccataaggatagtaaaacccgaaattgtaGATGTCGTGGGGACATtttgcagaacgttttctgtgagggttaggtttaggggtaaggttaggggatagaatataaagtttgtactgtttaaaaaccattatgtctttggaaagtccccataaaacatggaaacccaagtgtgtgtgtgtgtgtgtgtgtgtgtgtgtgttaaaaagagaataaaaataataattaaagaatAATGGGCCTTATTCAAGAAACACAAGCAGAAGGACTTTCTGTGTAAAGTCTGTGTAAAACATGAATTGATGTTTTCAATTCACTGGGACATTTTCTGTTCTAATGGATGATCATGTATgttttatgaattaattaattgcacAGAATGTTGTTCTTCTTATCTTTTCTGAATAAGTGAATAAGCCCAATGTTTTTTGCGGTGTTTCtgcattttattgcattattaattTTTCCTattataatgtaaacattttaaaaggcAAATCCTTTTTGGGACTCTTAACTGTCACTCTTCGCTGTTACTGTCAGTACTGTAAGACATGGCTTTAAGAGCTTTAAACAGAGACAGATAAATAGCAGGAAGGAGTGTGGATGTCTGTATGAGCTCAGCATTTGCTTGTAATGTAAACTTTATTTTTTGGGTCTTTAACAGTGTCTTCTGGGTCTGTGGTTAAAGATGTATTTATTCAATCTCAATGTGGCTACCTTTTTAAGACTGCATCATCAGCTCGGCCAATCACAGACCACAAAAGCAAAGCAGGTGAGTGAAGCCTTATTGGTTTAGTAGTTTGCAGAGTGATGACTGGTCAGTAAACCCCAATGATTTGTAAATTTTAAACTCCCCATttgcacatttttcaaaatgtttttatgtaaaaattcataattgttttgaTTTCAGTAAATCTACGTTTTATtatgatttcatttaaaaatataattttctatgAAAAAATCGGGAACGATGAAAGGGTTGATCATTTGTATTGTGTATATTAAACCTTACACTATTGAGGTGAATATTCTAGATTTTTCTCAGCGTTGGTGTTCTGTTGGTGACGGTGTGTTTAGCTACTATAAGAATGAACAGAGCAACACCAGGTGTGGTGGCATGAAGACCAGTGAAATCATCTGCTTGGCTGTCAACAGTCCAGGGAAACATGGGTAACTCTGACCTTTAACCCTGAGAGAATTTATTTCTCCAGATTAGTCAATTTATATGCCATATTTACAGTTTCCTCTCTGATTTACTGGCAGCTATGAGCACACCTTTGAGCTGTACTCTGAGGAGGGGCGAGTCTACCTGTTTGGAGCAGATGACGTCAGCATTGTCAGGAACTGGATCAGGGCTTTTGCCATGGTAACCAACTTGTATAATTAAGAGGTGGTTTATTCAGCTATTAGTCAGTATTTGAGGTCCTTGTGTCAGACTacccccaaaaatgtatcaaCATTTGAAAAAATGAAACCTTGGATAAGTTTAATACTCTACATATCACTCCAAATGTTAGTTAAAGTTAAAGTCTTTGTTACATTTAAAGTCTTGGCAGATGATAACTACTGTATTAGTTGAAAGTATGGATCCACatcactctttctctcttgtcTCTTCATTCAGGCTGTACTGCCTCCTGCATTGTTTGACGTATGTGGAACCTGTGATCGTCTGGGCCGCCTGCGCTGCGCTGAAGGCAGCCATGGGATTGGTTGGTTTTGCTTAAGTGGGTTTAGACTGCATGTGTTACTGGAGgaaactgtacaaacaattgaCCTGCGCAAATTACTGACACTCAGTGAGTTAGAGCATGCACATACACAATCATGTGCTGTTCGTTCAGAGGCTGTTTGTTAAGTGagtgtttatatgtatttatatgtgtttgtTGTGTATAGCTCTCTCTAACAGTGCTGGCTCTATGGTGTTGTTGTGGAGAGGTGGACCCCTGCATTTACTAGCTGATCGTAGGCCTCATTTAGTGGGCTGGCAGACCTGCATTCAACAGAAATCTGGTGCTGGAGATCAGTCACTATACCAACAGCAGCTCACTGAGGTCGGGGTCCCTGTGACCATTGAACGCTGCCTGGACCATGTGACACGCTGTGGTATAcctacacacatactcacacacaacactCCCATTTTGTCATTGGATGATGCCACAATTTTGCCAATACAGACAATGCCAAAGCAagtttcattattaaaaaatacaaggAGTTTTTattcaaaggaatattctgggttcaatatcatttaaactcaatcaacagcatttgtagcataatgttgtttatttaaaaaaatttatttcagatggtgccatctattttttaaagaaaaaatattggacatacaatggaagtgaatgggccaattcgtaaacaataaaatactcactgtttcaaaagtatagccacaagatgtaaaccatatgTGTGTTACTCTGATTTTACTGTgttaaaatcacttgctaaccttttctgtttgttGCCACGACAATGTACTCTAACACTATAAAccttaaaacgactgtaaaaacaatgattttaacaactttacagctcatataataacgttttaacagaaaaatgtatgtaaatgtttttataaaattataagcttcacattcctACCTTTAATACCCTGCAAAAAtaagtcccattcacttccattgtgagtgcctcactttaaccttttttttaataaagaaaaggagATTTATTttgagtggtaatcaacattatgccactaataaaactggaatattcctttaattattgtGAAGTCAGTAGACAAGCTACCAACAGGGGTGAACGAATTGCAGTTGCATTAcccataaaaataatacattcaaattAACTGAAAAGCTTTTCCATTTTTTGTAATCagaaattaaattacttttttatttacagCATGTGCTATTGAGTAGAAGGGAAACAACtgtataaataattgtatatttcCTCAGAAAATCTAATGTTTCTATTACAGAACTCTAAAATATACAGTTTAAAGCTCTGGTGGTTAATCCACTGAATAAGTACAGTATCTGATTGGCTTTTTAACCAAACTtcataaaatgtaacaattattTCCCAAAGTCTGGAAACTATAGTACAAATTTACAAGAAGGTATAATGATTACCGAATCTGCATATATACACAAAACACAAGCTttatattatcatatttctttCAGGACTGTTGTCTTCAGGAATCTACCGGAAGAGTGGCACTAATTCTCACATTACGAGACTACTGGAGAGGTTTCAAAGTGATGCACGAAGTGTTACATGGAGTGAGTCAGACTATTCTGTGGATGATGTAGCGAACACACTAAAACGATTTCTCAGGGAGGTCAAGGACGGAGTGTTTAACGGACAACAGAACAGTGAGAGTTGGCTCAAAGCTGCAGGTGAAtagcaatttaaatgttgaaaataatgaaaatgagcTGTTTGGTTGTAGTATGGATTATGTGCACAACTGCTCACAGGACAAATAATGCAATACAATTAATGATCTATTTACTGTATATGATATTTACTATTATATAATTTTACCTATAACATTAGGTGAGTTAATAATATTgatgatattttaatatttttatacttaatattttaattatagttgaataataatattttaactcAGGTGAGTTTAGgttagatatttattttattactctaTTCCTTTATAGCTCATTATTAACTATTTTTAGGTCTAGAGGACGCAAGTGAGAGGCTTAAAACATACCAGATTCTCCTCTCAAACCTACCAGATGTCAACAGAGAAACACTCAGAGTCCTCATACACCACCTGCTTTGGTAAAGTGCTAGAAAACGTCTGCATCTGTGTGTGCAATTACCTCTTTGAAGCTCTAACTCTTGACAGCAGTGTTTTAAAGGGCTCattacacacttttttttttttttaaataattgtattatcttccctgagatccactgataatgttttagtgatatatgataattttcccaccctgtctctggccctctgtcaaAAATGCTCAGTGTAATGGGgtaaaatggaaaggaggaggcaagaaccggacGAAGCATTaaagtcatatttaattaaacaaaaacacacaaacataaacacatacagggcagctgcctgtagctatCTGTCTCCTGAACTGCCGcctccggctgcctttatccctctcgtcggcttgattagcctgattaggggctgggcaTGCATCATCACggctcagccccgccctcctccttgccacgctcggttttggcctcagcgcctcctttaaacttcaatgtaaacacccattgttatgattggctaacatcgtgcagcccctcgaatgcagccatatttgaaacttaaTTCAAAGAGAATGAaaaagctccacaacattataaagctacatatcagggtttacacataacgtacGTCCAACACtctgacagggcggagggcggggccgggtcgtgattatacacacccggtcccttatcaggctaattaagcctatgagagggataaaggccaattgtGGACAGTGGTGCGAAgtgagagagatcgtttacggacatgtgcgtcgtgtgtgtgtttgtcttttgtttaagttaatcattaaagtattgtttatatcgccaggccggttctcgcctcctcctttccattgaactgctttacaaacaCATTCCatatgaatatattaaactggTCACTCAAgcacactcagcaccataaactagtcatgacatatgaaatattcatgaatgaaactgtttaatTACCATTTTGTGATTGGGATCAacattgtttttaactgccctatccttcaataacagttcctttgccaaGCTTGTATTGCATTATGACTGGTTTACAAGCAATCAACACTGATATGAGCCGAACCCCCCCCCGCACATTCATAGTCCAAAGCACGGTGAAACAAGATGcgcacacatacagtatcatcctgcactgatgCACACATCACCGAAAATGCATCAAAatgatcaaagacatccatctagtgcagcgtttctcaacgggggcggtaccgccccctagggggcatttggacagtgttggggggcggtgtgaacgaggcagcagagaggggggcgctcaggcacaaatgcttcctaagttacacatgcttttaataggcggagaattttcagagCAAAATAGAGGAgtgctttcaccggctttttctgtacataacgcggaatacataattaggcgcagtttacgcttcccctcccatctatttatgtgacactcccactttccccttgtccatcccatgaatgcatatgcatgacatgaaaagcgcattttgccattttcaattgcgacaggcaatctgcgctttcatctcggtgcgtcccgttcgtacatacctcgccatggttttatgcgcactttgcgaaacaaatacgcctgaagtgggcgcaaaagcgttagtacatctggccctgagaattttaattgtaatgtgatgatcgggtgcggatatctaatcggagaaaatcattggtgatggtgagtttgtttttaacagctgattcgggtgacgttagagctgatccgcgcatctctactctgcaatgtgtaattggccgatgggaataataaagtcataataatataaatattgattttatattatttgtctttttgcagttattcacctagtatattaatattaacttaagttctctccctcgtgtcccgcaaaatcaggtctgctgacctgcaacagagcaatagccaggtggtcaccctacgttactcactgttattcatcacaacgtttaagcctctgacaactcatacaatgttcatttgaatgtaaaataaaattatgtctgtgcaaattaatgaattcatatttaaatgttgctaataacccactcggctagttaccggcaaatgatctccatagcaacacctaaaaacaaatgccgcatctgtcagagtggtagaaatgaccgtttgtaggctattcaaatttgaagcctagtatatattgcctaattgagtgcgcgaacgaccgctgctttttcattggccatttaggttagttacgttattgttcacgtgattggttcatcttaaaaaaaaatttgtgtgagcctgaatttgtttgaatttctaaatacatttgaaatacctttcaaacaatccatgtgtttttgcattttttttccaaacacaatattactcaacttgaggcttttacatgtagtttatacaataagaaacttctgtttcggggggcgttaagaggatcatgaagaggtcaggggggcgtttgttcaaaaaaggttgagaaccactgatctagtgcatgtttatatacaccaACAATTTAAAACAGCATATAAAATGCACCTAGGATGCATtcgtgctcaaaacagcaagacccAGATTAGCAGAATGGGGTCTCCTTTTTAGCGTTAgagtaacttgacactgcatcttaAGTGGCACGAGATACATGACAACGGTCAAAACATCTGTCTAGTGcctgtttatatacaaaaataatttggagcaccagtgggcagggccaagggtgcGTTGATGTAAATTAAGTATTTATGTAATTGCTGCAGAAGCGGTCATGAATTAATTGGCCCCTAGTGATTTAGGGAAGTCGTGTAAGTAGAGAATgaggtgtttttgcagcttggtttcagtaaatgcttttttttgcattggggattaagttttgtattctgaaatgtacagtatgtttttattgtagaatgacctcttatatttcaaaatatcaaggaaaatttgattcctcatgacatgacaccttttaaataatttatagttATTTTAAGTGGTGTAAACATGCTTGTTTCCTGCAATTTTCTGCTTTTTCTTAGTGTGCAGCACCTCTCTGATGAAAATCACATGACAATACGGAATCTTGGTATCGTATTAGGTCCAACGCTCTTTCAGACAGATGGAACCGATACCAAACCATCTCAGGTGGTGGAGGAACTAATCCAAAACTATTGCAGTGTTTTTAATGTGAGTCTTAGAGATAGGACTGCAGGATTACCATTCATTACCAGTAATTCATTTGGTCAATTTGCAGGTTATTGCtacatttattacaattattattattaataataataataataataataataataaatcatatatattattttgctgTTTATTACATTCTTGATTGTTGATGAATGGATTAATTAGATTACATAAAATTACCTTGGATCATCAGATACACAAATGAAGTAATAAACACAGTATTAATCAAATGCTGTTAATCATTAAACTAAAGAATGTTGATAAGTTGAAGATTCTGTCACAGGTCTCGGAGTCTGACATTCAGAGGCAACTCAAAATGATTTCTGTCATCCTGAATAAACACAAATCTCAGGTCAGAGTTCAGAGGACATGGGCATCTAAAATATGAAGTTAATCATGcttttaacaaatgttttattgctgtaatttttttttaatttttattttttttacataaatagatATCTACCAAAAGAGCATTCATCGAGCTCCcacttttaatgtattattactgATATTACTGTATTTCAGAGGTCTTTGGTGTCCGTAAATGGCATTATTGTGTTTTAGATGTCTGTAATGTAAATTGTCAACTTAATTATGTTACAGAGGACCATGAATCGAACTCCATCGAGCACCATTTGTGGTGTTTACCTGCAGGAGATAAAAGAGGGGGCGGAGGTGCTCATTCAGGTGGAGATTTAATCTTAACCCAAATTAAAATGTATCTGCACTTTTCAGTTAGTACAGATTAGGTCTttcggtttgtgtgtgtgtgtgttaggttgGGGTGGATATGACAGCAGTCAAGTTGGTTTCTATGGTTTTGGAGCTTAAAGGAATTCAACAGACAGATGAAGAGTTCTGGAGCTGCTATGAGATTCTAGAGAGTGAGGAAATGGGTGAGGTTTGATCACTCTCATTTGGCCTTTTAATACATCTCATTGTAGATGTGGCAGCACATGACTATGTAATGAAATTagataaaaagtattttacatatttgatacattattCAATAAtgcattagaatttttttttatcaagctaCAAAGTTTCTTAAgcgttttattattttgtaatatttttgttgtttcccTGATTTATTTTCTTGCTTCTATCTTCACAGTTACATGTTTTCTGGCATCCCCACTTAGTcctaattttaaagggatagttcacccaaaaaggaatattctatcatcatgtactcaccctcatgccatcccatatgtgtatgactttttcatcttctgaacacaaagtacgatttttagaagaatatcagctgcgaaggtccatacaatgcaagtgaatggtggccaaaactttaaagctcaaaatacacataaaggcagcataaaataaatccacacaaTTCCATTGGTTAAATACAGATCTTTAGAAGATATGAtttatgggtgagaaacagataaattattaagtcctttttttattataaatctccactttcatattcttctttagATTTTTTGTGATTTGCATACTTTTTGCATATCGCCACATGCTGGGCAGTGAGgagactttatagtaaaaaaaggacttaaatattgatctgttattattattatattgatctgttattgttacgaatgaggcagcgaggagagaggatctaaatgcaggcttctttatttattaaacaaacacaaaacaaacacatagggaaaaaccctcgatggggaaacaaacaaactaagaactcaggcagggaaacacagatcaggcttgacaacattcaacgaacgacaaggagtgaacaaaaagcagggcttaaataaccagggagtgatgactgaattagacacaggtgagaacaatgaacaaaatggcagtggtgatggcaggtgtattctgggaagtgtagtacatttaacaatgacaagtgaaacccagggcagacaacaagggaatcgtgacatagcccccctcaaaggagcggcttccagacgctcctcagagaaaaaaaaataaatgaaaaaaaaataaaaaatcgtccaaggagtgaggggggggggggggagcaaacagacagaccagaggagcacaaggggcaaacagacagaccaagggagtacaaggggaaaacaggcagtccaaggggcacaaagggcagacaggcagtccaaggaggcatagggagcagacaggcagtccaaggatgcacagggggcagacaggaagtccaaggaggcacaaagggtaaggacaggttcaggtggtctgggagctggcctccgggcaaggataggttcaggaggcctgggagctggccacagggcaaggacaggtttggggaacctgggaagaggccacaggacgggaacagggtcaggtggtctgggagctggccaccgggcaagaacagggtcaggaggcctgggagctggccacagggcaaggacaggttcaggaggcctggaaggcggccacagggcaaggacaggttcaggaggccgaaccgcgggaggtggagccgttgcaggcggaggcgtggaagtaggcgCCATAGGAgtctctagaggcggagacctggaaggctcgagaggcttgagaggcggagccctgggaggctcaggggggggagccaagggaggctcagggggcggagccgcaggagggtcgggagtctctgggataggagccgtagaaagctcgggaggcttggaaggcggagctctggaaagctcggaaggcggagctctggaaagctcggggggtactggctcttggacggtcgaggctacaggtgctggctcactgacatcggaggctacaggcgctggctcactgacatcggaggctacaggcattggctggttggccgtggttagcggaggctggagagcagaggcctttcttctcctcctcctctgggcggatgaagttagcagcgctggttcgttgaccacggcaggcgtgggggttggctcactcaccgtggctggagaggaaagcccagaggcgggagctgggatctggagaggtggttccccggcagcgaactcctccaagatgagtcccacttactcccgccaggtgcagtctccaggagttcccaccaccggtgtttgggaacaccgaaccggtacgccaccttcagagtgtggtcatcccagccggtgcaactggccacgttggtgaaaaagtaggagaactcccggacagtcaagtccgcctgtgtcagctccatgaggaaccctgctagatccatagttggtcgttcgttctgttacgaatgaggcagcgaggagagaggatctaaatgcaggcttctttattaaacaaacacaaaggaaaaaccctcgatggggaaacaaacataaactaagaactcaggcggggaaacaaacataaactaagaactcaggcggggaaacacagatcaggcttgacaacattcaacgaacgacaaggagtgaacaaaaagcagggcttaaaaaaccagggagtgatgactgaattagacacaggtgagaacaatgaacaaaatggcagtggtgatggcaggtggattctgggaagtgtagtacatttaacaatgacaagtgaaacccagggcagacaacaagggaatcgtaacagttataattgttattatgttaaatattgacccacaactatcatatcgcttctggagatacattttgtatttaaccattggagttgtttgaattacttttatgctgccttttatgtgctttttgagctttaaagttttggaccctgttgacttacagaactgagatattcttctaaaaatctttgtttgtgttcatctgggatggcatgagggttagtaaatgataagagatttgacacttttgggtgaacaaccTCTTTAAAAAGAcaacagcaacagattccaaatccAAATGTTAAACCTCACctctatatgttttttttttttctttaaaaaaaaacaaaaacatatagagGTGAGGTTTAACATTTGGATGTCTGGCCATGAAACTACTTAAGTAGACTTGAGTCTACTTTAAGTCTGGTAAAATGATTAGTTCAGGGGGAAAACTTAATTTCTCCATCATTCTTGGTtcaaattaaagctgcattttacACATATAGTCATTGTTTGTTTGATTTcaggtttatgtatttatatacgaTGTATTACAAAACAAGAACATGGTGTCAATAGCATGTAGTTGATTTAATTATTATGCAATTATGGGATTCTGATGAATAGGGTATTACTTTATTTTATAATAGAGCGAACTCTACATCACCAGGAAAAGGTGCTGCCACTCTATTTCTCAATTGGTACACACTGCCACCTGCTGATCAAGAAGAATCAGTATGTCACCAGCATCATGAGGTACCTGGGTATGTTTCATTACACAAACACTAACTCTGAATATCCAGTACATCATAACATTAGTTAACTGATAGCAttccatttttaaacagtgagatTGGTGGAAAGGATGTTTACATTGTTAATATATGTTTAAATTTGACTTGATCCAGTCtaagattttataaaaataaaacatttatacctGAAGAATTGGACTCAAAGACATAAACAAAGCAATAAATGTACATTGAGCAGCTAGAGAACCCCCAGACTTATACTACCATTTTACAATCGGAAAGCGTAAACATCTGCAATAAAATTAAAGGTTTCAGTTATTCTTAACAATTGTAACATTGCTAACGTTTTTAGCAACAGTGGAACttatgtttatgtgtatgtgcagAGCATAAGGAGAATGTGAGTAAGTGTGGCCTGCTGCGCGTTTGTGAGGTTAAAAGTGAACGTAGCCGTAGTTTCTGC from Xyrauchen texanus isolate HMW12.3.18 chromosome 3, RBS_HiC_50CHRs, whole genome shotgun sequence includes these protein-coding regions:
- the arap1a gene encoding arf-GAP with Rho-GAP domain, ANK repeat and PH domain-containing protein 1 isoform X2 yields the protein MSVKEDLLRDMQKCFNLIKAEENTRESFIQRERDDSIDIRCTEFPDSQEEIRKIVRAGWLEKTPPKGGKIYKRRWVQLDSEYLRYFQNTKEMYSKRMVSLECVDKVVSVGDLRFELHSQSRTFLFRADNTQERNDWVCCLEKVLSDRRHSLGPRNLFFKHGTVCISFEGYMEMMSPRTIVYALIGRDRLYLFRNREEYLLGVGITDIDMRTASVKDRENKRSFTLTTPYRTFSFLVNSESEKTVWSESLNECVSRSLSCDGVCESVWRVAANRICADCRAPKPEWASINLCVLLCEKCAGVHRSLGQSVSKVRSLKLDERVWTEDLIRVFLLLGNAKANQFWGANVPPSENLCMNASNEERLQHINAKYQHGKYRKYHTLFGQQEALNKALCSAVQSADLLETLSLLHCGADVNCQTGVPEFPTPLTLAKHSGQTTQVELLMQNLKTVSSGSVVKDVFIQSQCGYLFKTASSARPITDHKSKADFSQRWCSVGDGVFSYYKNEQSNTRCGGMKTSEIICLAVNSPGKHGYEHTFELYSEEGRVYLFGADDVSIVRNWIRAFAMAVLPPALFDVCGTCDRLGRLRCAEGSHGIGWFCLSGFRLHVLLEETVQTIDLRKLLTLTLSNSAGSMVLLWRGGPLHLLADRRPHLVGWQTCIQQKSGAGDQSLYQQQLTEVGVPVTIERCLDHVTRCGLLSSGIYRKSGTNSHITRLLERFQSDARSVTWSESDYSVDDVANTLKRFLREVKDGVFNGQQNSESWLKAAGLEDASERLKTYQILLSNLPDVNRETLRVLIHHLLCVQHLSDENHMTIRNLGIVLGPTLFQTDGTDTKPSQVVEELIQNYCSVFNVSESDIQRQLKMISVILNKHKSQRTMNRTPSSTICGVYLQEIKEGAEVLIQVGVDMTAVKLVSMVLELKGIQQTDEEFWSCYEILESEEMERTLHHQEKVLPLYFSIGTHCHLLIKKNQYVTSIMRYLEHKENVSKCGLLRVCEVKSERSRSFCNRHCELSGTTFRLHRELQGSQCEKEWPVKELRVYNGYRSKLHSPTLWGLTLVHDSQQWYLCCENEDELIEWTATFFSIQHNGDIYPPLLVKQPQCS
- the arap1a gene encoding arf-GAP with Rho-GAP domain, ANK repeat and PH domain-containing protein 1 isoform X5, which translates into the protein MSVKEDLLRDMQKCFNLIKAEENTRESFIQRERFLVNSESEKTVWSESLNECVSRSLSCDGVCESVWRVAANRICADCRAPKPEWASINLCVLLCEKCAGVHRSLGQSVSKVRSLKLDERVWTEDLIRVFLLLGNAKANQFWGANVPPSENLCMNASNEERLQHINAKYQHGKYRKYHTLFGQQEALNKALCSAVQSADLLETLSLLHCGADVNCQTGVPEFPTPLTLAKHSGQTTQVELLMQNLKTVSSGSVVKDVFIQSQCGYLFKTASSARPITDHKSKADFSQRWCSVGDGVFSYYKNEQSNTRCGGMKTSEIICLAVNSPGKHGYEHTFELYSEEGRVYLFGADDVSIVRNWIRAFAMAVLPPALFDVCGTCDRLGRLRCAEGSHGIGWFCLSGFRLHVLLEETVQTIDLRKLLTLTLSNSAGSMVLLWRGGPLHLLADRRPHLVGWQTCIQQKSGAGDQSLYQQQLTEVGVPVTIERCLDHVTRCGLLSSGIYRKSGTNSHITRLLERFQSDARSVTWSESDYSVDDVANTLKRFLREVKDGVFNGQQNSESWLKAAGLEDASERLKTYQILLSNLPDVNRETLRVLIHHLLCVQHLSDENHMTIRNLGIVLGPTLFQTDGTDTKPSQVVEELIQNYCSVFNVSESDIQRQLKMISVILNKHKSQRTMNRTPSSTICGVYLQEIKEGAEVLIQVGVDMTAVKLVSMVLELKGIQQTDEEFWSCYEILESEEMERTLHHQEKVLPLYFSIGTHCHLLIKKNQYVTSIMRYLEHKENVSKCGLLRVCEVKSERSRSFCNRHCELSGTTFRLHRELQGSQCEKEWPVKELRVYNGYRSKLHSPTLWGLTLVHDSQQWYLCCENEDELIEWTATFFSIQHNGDIYPPLLVKQPQCS
- the arap1a gene encoding arf-GAP with Rho-GAP domain, ANK repeat and PH domain-containing protein 1 isoform X4, giving the protein MSVKQEDLLRDMQKCFNLIKAEENTRESFIQRERDDSIDIRCTEFPDSQEEIRKIVRAGWLEKTPPKGGKIYKRRWVQLDSEYLRYFQNTKEMYSKRMVSLECVDKVVSVGDLRFELHSQSRTFLFRADNTQERNDWVCCLEKVLSDRRHSLGPRNLFFKHGTVCISFEGYMEMMSPRTIVYALIGRDRLYLFRNREEYLLGVGITDIDMRTASVKDRENKRSFTLTTPYRTFSFLVNSESEKTVWSESLNECVSRSLSCDGVCESVWRVAANRICADCRAPKPEWASINLCVLLCEKCAGVHRSLGQSVSKVRSLKLDERVWTEDLIRVFLLLGNAKANQFWGANVPPSENLCMNASNEERLQHINAKYQHGKYRKYHTLFGQQEALNKALCSAVQSADLLETLSLLHCGADVNCQTGVPEFPTPLTLAKHSGQTTQVELLMQNLKTVSSGSVVKDVFIQSQCGYLFKTASSARPITDHKSKADFSQRWCSVGDGVFSYYKNEQSNTRCGGMKTSEIICLAVNSPGKHGYEHTFELYSEEGRVYLFGADDVSIVRNWIRAFAMAVLPPALFDVCGTCDRLGRLRCAEGSHGIGWFCLSGFRLHVLLEETVQTIDLRKLLTLTLSNSAGSMVLLWRGGPLHLLADRRPHLVGWQTCIQQKSGAGDQSLYQQQLTEVGVPVTIERCLDHVTRCGLLSSGIYRKSGTNSHITRLLERFQSDARSVTWSESDYSVDDVANTLKRFLREVKDGVFNGQQNSESWLKAAGLEDASERLKTYQILLSNLPDVNRETLRVLIHHLLCVQHLSDENHMTIRNLGIVLGPTLFQTDGTDTKPSQVVEELIQNYCSVFNVSESDIQRQLKMISVILNKHKSQRTMNRTPSSTICGVYLQEIKEGAEVLIQVGVDMTAVKLVSMVLELKGIQQTDEEFWSCYEILESEEMERTLHHQEKVLPLYFSIGTHCHLLIKKNQYVTSIMRA